The following proteins are encoded in a genomic region of Mycobacterium kiyosense:
- a CDS encoding hypothetical protein (frameshifted, insertion at around 1302981) produces the protein MPKDGREMDVRGVGRGNELDHFRFGAALTVAVVLTATACDGTHDAAKSGTATTATSAHAGCGGKPSLRASGSTAQENAITRFIRAYEHDCPGQTLNYTANGSGAGISEFLGGQTDFAGSDSPLSKDEYGAAQQQRCGSPVWNLPTVFGPIAIAYHVDGLAALNL, from the coding sequence ATGCCGAAGGACGGCCGGGAAATGGACGTTCGTGGTGTGGGTCGAGGAAATGAATTGGATCACTTTCGATTTGGTGCCGCGCTGACCGTTGCGGTCGTCCTGACCGCGACGGCATGTGACGGCACTCACGACGCCGCGAAGTCGGGCACCGCCACCACCGCGACATCGGCCCACGCGGGCTGCGGCGGCAAGCCGTCGCTGAGGGCGAGTGGCTCCACCGCCCAGGAGAACGCGATAACCCGGTTCATCCGGGCCTACGAACACGACTGCCCCGGCCAGACGCTGAACTACACCGCCAACGGCTCCGGCGCCGGAATCAGCGAATTCCTGGGCGGGCAAACCGATTTCGCCGGTTCGGACTCGCCATTGAGCAAGGACGAGTACGGCGCGGCGCAGCAGCAGCGCTGCGGCTCGCCGGTGTGGAACCTGCCGACGGTGTTCGGCCCCATCGCCATCGCCTACCATGTCGACGGCCTGGCGGCGCTGAACCTTTGA
- the nei2 gene encoding endonuclease 8 2 has product MPEGDTVFHTADTLRRQLVGRTLTRCDIRVPRFATIDLTGAVVDEVLSRGKHLFIRAGWASIHSHLKMDGSWRVGSRPKPRIDHRARIILETDDVRAVGVDLGVLEILERDSEDAAVAHLGPDLLGEDWDPQLAAANLVADPDRPLAEALLDQRVMAGIGNVFANELCFVSGRLPTAPVSAVADPLRLVSRARDMLWANRFRWNRCTTGDTRGGRLMWVYGRAGQGCRRCGTPICAQDPPPGSAERVRYWCPNCQR; this is encoded by the coding sequence ATGCCCGAAGGTGACACGGTCTTTCACACCGCGGACACGCTGCGCCGCCAACTGGTGGGTCGGACGCTGACGCGCTGCGACATCCGGGTACCGCGGTTCGCCACCATCGACCTCACCGGAGCTGTGGTGGACGAAGTGCTCAGTCGCGGCAAGCACCTCTTCATCAGGGCCGGGTGGGCCAGCATCCACTCACACCTGAAGATGGACGGCAGCTGGCGGGTCGGCAGCCGGCCGAAGCCGCGGATAGACCACCGAGCACGAATCATCCTGGAAACGGACGACGTTCGGGCCGTCGGAGTCGATCTGGGTGTGCTGGAGATCCTGGAGCGTGACAGCGAGGACGCCGCCGTCGCCCATCTCGGGCCCGACCTGCTCGGCGAGGACTGGGATCCGCAGCTGGCCGCGGCCAACCTGGTCGCCGACCCGGACCGTCCCCTCGCCGAGGCGCTGTTGGACCAGCGGGTCATGGCCGGGATCGGCAACGTCTTCGCCAACGAACTGTGTTTCGTCAGCGGGCGGCTGCCGACCGCACCGGTCAGCGCCGTCGCCGATCCGCTGCGGCTGGTATCGCGGGCCCGGGACATGTTATGGGCCAACCGCTTTCGCTGGAATCGCTGCACCACCGGCGACACCCGGGGTGGTCGGCTGATGTGGGTGTACGGGCGGGCCGGGCAGGGCTGCCGACGCTGCGGCACGCCCATCTGCGCCCAGGACCCACCGCCGGGCAGCGCCGAACGGGTGCGGTACTGGTGTCCGAACTGTCAGCGCTGA
- a CDS encoding hypothetical protein (frameshifted, insertion at around 1302981) produces the protein MALPATPIRVVFRSDDSGTSDNFQRYLDTAAGDAWGKGAGKQFRGGVGEGARGSDGVAAAVQGAEGSITYVEWSFAQAQHLSTAKVVTSAGPEPVGITPDAVGRTISAAWFIRDGNDLALDTISFYRPNQPASYPVVLATYEIVCSKYPDAQVGAAVKAFLRSALGAGQEGLAEHGYIPVPDEFKTRLSAALNAIT, from the coding sequence GTGGCGCTACCCGCCACGCCGATCCGGGTGGTGTTCCGCAGCGACGACTCCGGCACCTCGGACAACTTCCAGCGCTACCTGGACACCGCCGCCGGTGATGCCTGGGGCAAGGGCGCCGGCAAGCAGTTCCGCGGTGGCGTGGGGGAAGGCGCCCGCGGCAGCGACGGGGTCGCCGCGGCCGTGCAGGGTGCCGAGGGCTCGATCACCTACGTGGAATGGTCGTTCGCCCAGGCCCAGCACCTGAGCACCGCCAAAGTCGTGACCTCGGCGGGGCCGGAGCCGGTGGGGATCACCCCCGACGCGGTGGGCAGGACGATTTCGGCTGCCTGGTTCATCAGGGACGGCAACGACCTGGCGCTGGACACCATCTCCTTCTACCGGCCGAATCAGCCGGCCTCGTATCCGGTCGTGTTGGCGACCTACGAAATCGTCTGTTCGAAATACCCCGATGCGCAGGTCGGGGCGGCGGTCAAGGCGTTTCTGCGCAGCGCCCTCGGCGCCGGGCAGGAGGGCCTGGCCGAACACGGTTACATCCCGGTTCCCGACGAATTCAAAACCAGGCTGTCCGCTGCGTTGAACGCGATCACTTGA
- a CDS encoding magnesium-translocating P-type ATPase, translated as MVHGGALRAKPSEDHSEEKPEMSSAPETVVPHFPVGTAQQVAAAPAEEVLRRLDSSTAGLSAAEASARLDRYGPNAVATHRVSAAAVLGRQLRNAVLILLAGTAVVSYFLGDGVQAVIIGVILVASVGLGFFNEFRAELAAAELHAGMQHQAVVRRDGRYVKISVVDLVPGDVVRLSLGEAVPADLRLIDVNGLECNESILTGESAAAEKTANPVSTGAELAEASDLAFMGTIVSAGEGVGVVFATGRDAEFGRIAAGLDERVPETGFQLGLRRFSYLLLQVAIALMLIILISNLLLGKPIIDSVLFSLAIAVGITPQLLPAVVSAALATGSRQLAKAKVLVKRLVCIEDLGDMDILITDKTGTLTEGRLRLVGTVDPAGNPSDAVCRLGLLATDVDPQAGGVSANALDEALWEGPLAGRLVGTDVRRVALLPFDHERRATSVLIDDDGERVLVVKGAPEQLLPLCRATPAAADETLAALFAAGRRVVAVAARPAAGLATITRDDERDLRLAGFLVFADEPKPAARQSLSQLAELGIELKIATGDNPRVAEKVCADIGLESKGTVTGARLQSFDDDEFADAAVNHTIFARISPEQKARLIASLRGHGRSVGFLGDGVNDALALHSADVGISVDSATDVAKDAADVVLLEKDLGVLATGVAQGRRIFANTIKYVLMGTSSNFGNMFSAAAASALLSFLPMLPSQILLNNLLYDSSQLAIPTDRVDEEQLRAPSHWDVAFIRRFMLTFGPISSLFDFLTFGLMLGVLHAGPVEFRTGWFVESLATQTLIIFVIRTRKVPFLRSRPSAALVIATLSVVTVGVVLTISWPARTLGFTPLPWQFFGVLGGFVIVYLVLVELAKIMFYAEPVRLGGKPIRTRGRAHRIRRRAARFHHVGGRAG; from the coding sequence GTGGTGCACGGCGGGGCGCTGCGCGCGAAACCTAGCGAGGACCACAGCGAGGAGAAGCCGGAGATGTCATCGGCGCCGGAAACGGTCGTTCCGCACTTTCCGGTGGGGACCGCGCAGCAGGTTGCCGCCGCCCCCGCCGAGGAGGTGCTACGCCGGCTGGATAGTTCGACGGCCGGCCTGTCCGCCGCCGAGGCGTCGGCCCGGCTGGATCGTTACGGGCCGAATGCCGTTGCGACGCACCGGGTCAGCGCGGCGGCGGTATTGGGTCGTCAACTGCGCAACGCGGTGCTCATCCTGCTGGCCGGGACCGCTGTCGTCTCGTACTTCCTGGGCGACGGCGTGCAGGCGGTCATCATCGGCGTGATCTTGGTGGCCAGTGTGGGGCTGGGGTTTTTCAACGAGTTCCGGGCCGAGCTGGCCGCCGCCGAGCTGCACGCCGGGATGCAGCACCAGGCGGTGGTGCGCCGGGACGGACGGTACGTCAAGATCAGCGTCGTCGACCTGGTGCCCGGTGACGTGGTCCGATTATCGCTGGGTGAGGCCGTGCCCGCCGATCTGCGGCTGATCGACGTCAACGGCTTGGAATGCAACGAGAGCATCCTGACCGGCGAGTCCGCCGCGGCGGAGAAGACCGCAAACCCGGTATCCACCGGCGCCGAACTGGCCGAGGCGTCCGACCTGGCCTTCATGGGCACCATCGTCAGCGCCGGTGAGGGCGTCGGGGTGGTGTTCGCCACCGGTCGGGACGCCGAATTCGGGCGCATCGCAGCGGGTTTGGACGAGCGGGTGCCCGAAACAGGTTTCCAGCTCGGACTGCGCCGGTTCTCCTACCTGCTGCTGCAGGTCGCGATCGCGCTGATGCTGATCATCCTGATCAGCAATCTGTTGCTGGGCAAGCCGATCATCGACTCGGTGTTGTTCTCGCTGGCCATCGCGGTGGGCATCACCCCGCAGCTGCTGCCGGCGGTGGTCAGCGCCGCCTTAGCGACCGGGTCCCGACAGCTGGCCAAGGCCAAGGTGCTGGTCAAGCGGCTGGTATGCATCGAAGACCTGGGCGACATGGACATTCTGATCACCGACAAGACCGGCACCCTGACCGAAGGCCGACTGCGGCTGGTCGGCACCGTCGACCCCGCCGGCAACCCCAGCGACGCGGTGTGCCGGCTGGGGTTGCTGGCCACCGACGTGGACCCGCAAGCCGGCGGCGTGAGCGCCAACGCGCTCGACGAAGCGCTGTGGGAAGGCCCGCTGGCGGGCCGGCTGGTGGGGACCGACGTGCGGCGGGTGGCATTGCTGCCGTTCGACCATGAACGCCGGGCCACCTCGGTGCTGATCGACGACGACGGCGAACGCGTGCTGGTGGTCAAGGGCGCGCCCGAACAGTTGCTGCCGCTGTGCCGGGCGACACCGGCAGCGGCCGACGAGACGCTGGCGGCGTTGTTCGCCGCTGGGCGCCGTGTGGTGGCGGTGGCTGCCAGGCCCGCGGCCGGGCTCGCCACGATCACCCGTGACGACGAACGCGATCTGCGGTTGGCCGGGTTCCTGGTTTTCGCCGACGAACCCAAACCCGCTGCACGGCAATCACTTTCACAGCTCGCCGAGCTCGGCATCGAGCTCAAGATCGCCACCGGCGACAACCCGCGGGTCGCCGAAAAAGTTTGTGCCGACATCGGTTTGGAGTCCAAGGGTACGGTCACCGGTGCGCGGCTGCAGTCGTTCGACGACGACGAGTTCGCCGACGCCGCGGTGAATCACACTATCTTCGCCCGGATCTCACCCGAGCAGAAGGCGCGGCTGATCGCCTCCCTGCGTGGGCACGGCAGGTCGGTCGGATTTCTCGGCGACGGGGTGAACGACGCGCTGGCCCTGCATTCGGCCGACGTGGGCATCTCCGTCGACAGCGCCACCGACGTCGCCAAGGACGCCGCCGACGTGGTGCTGCTGGAGAAAGACCTGGGGGTGCTGGCCACCGGGGTGGCGCAGGGCCGGCGGATCTTCGCCAACACCATCAAGTACGTGCTGATGGGCACGTCGAGCAACTTCGGCAACATGTTCAGCGCCGCAGCCGCCTCGGCGCTGCTGTCGTTCCTGCCGATGCTGCCCAGTCAGATCCTGCTGAACAACCTGCTGTACGACAGCTCGCAGCTGGCGATCCCGACCGACCGCGTCGACGAGGAGCAACTCCGGGCGCCGTCGCACTGGGACGTCGCATTCATCCGGCGCTTCATGTTGACCTTCGGGCCGATCAGTTCGCTGTTCGACTTCCTCACCTTCGGGCTGATGCTCGGTGTGTTGCACGCCGGCCCGGTCGAGTTCCGCACCGGGTGGTTCGTGGAATCGCTTGCCACACAAACGTTGATCATCTTCGTCATCCGCACCCGCAAGGTGCCGTTCCTACGCAGCCGACCCAGTGCGGCGCTGGTAATCGCCACCCTGTCCGTGGTCACCGTCGGCGTCGTGCTGACCATCTCGTGGCCGGCCCGCACGCTGGGGTTCACGCCGTTGCCGTGGCAGTTCTTCGGGGTGCTGGGTGGTTTCGTGATCGTCTACCTGGTCCTGGTGGAGCTGGCCAAGATCATGTTCTACGCCGAACCGGTGCGCTTGGGCGGAAAGCCGATTCGCACCCGGGGCCGCGCACATCGCATCCGGCGCCGCGCCGCGCGCTTCCACCATGTGGGCGGCAGGGCCGGCTAG
- the lpqC gene encoding esterase: protein MPWARLLSLAVLLISLTACSERQVQAARARDQAGMMQYGGLNRTYLVHVPPGPPVGLVLNLHGGGGTGAGQRGLTDFDSVADVNGLLVVYPDGYDKSWADGRGAAPADRRRLDDVGFLVALVNKLRNDFNVPEGHVFATGMSNGGFMSNRLACDHAEVFAAIAPIAGTLGVGVSCNPSRPVSVLDAHGTSDAVVPYNGGDVRGRGGVSHAISANSLMDRWRTINQCPGSPTVWELPNVGDGTIVRRFDSQDCADNTEVVHYQIEKGGHTWPGGKQYLPRSVIGATTRAFDGSQVVAQFFMTHGRD from the coding sequence ATGCCCTGGGCGCGCCTGCTCTCGCTGGCGGTACTCCTGATCAGCCTGACCGCGTGCAGCGAACGGCAGGTTCAGGCTGCCCGTGCCCGGGACCAGGCGGGGATGATGCAGTACGGCGGGCTGAACCGGACTTATCTGGTGCATGTGCCGCCCGGGCCCCCCGTCGGCCTGGTGCTGAACCTGCACGGCGGCGGCGGCACCGGTGCCGGGCAGCGGGGTCTGACCGACTTCGACTCCGTCGCCGACGTGAACGGCCTGCTGGTGGTCTACCCGGACGGCTACGACAAGAGCTGGGCCGACGGGCGGGGGGCCGCCCCGGCCGACCGGCGCCGGCTCGACGACGTCGGCTTCCTGGTCGCGCTGGTCAACAAGCTGCGCAACGACTTCAATGTCCCCGAAGGCCACGTCTTCGCCACCGGCATGTCCAACGGCGGCTTCATGTCCAACCGGCTGGCCTGCGACCACGCCGAGGTGTTCGCCGCGATCGCGCCGATCGCCGGCACCCTGGGCGTGGGGGTGTCGTGCAATCCGTCGCGGCCGGTGTCGGTGCTGGACGCGCACGGCACCTCCGATGCGGTGGTGCCCTACAACGGCGGCGACGTCCGGGGGCGGGGCGGGGTGAGCCACGCCATCTCGGCCAACAGCCTGATGGACCGGTGGCGGACCATCAATCAGTGCCCGGGCAGCCCTACCGTGTGGGAACTGCCCAACGTCGGCGACGGAACCATCGTGCGCCGGTTCGATTCCCAGGACTGCGCCGACAACACCGAGGTGGTCCACTACCAGATCGAGAAGGGTGGGCACACCTGGCCGGGCGGCAAGCAGTATCTGCCGAGATCGGTGATCGGGGCCACCACCCGCGCGTTCGACGGCTCACAGGTGGTCGCCCAGTTCTTCATGACCCACGGCCGCGACTGA
- the PPE31_1 gene encoding PPE family protein, translating to MEFITLPPEVSSALIHSGPGAASLTEAAYAWQQLGVELDETASAYTPALAALTGVWNGPAAATMVDAAAPYLTWIRTTAQQCRQLGLAAQTVVSEFNSTLSSVVHPSVVAANRQQLAQLLATNGLGKNLTAIAETEAQYERMWVNNAAAMYRYQASTAQALLVDTFTTPPMITDAQGESAQAAAVQTASATSAGTAVQSIQSAVQSAQSAVAGAAAALPADAVAPPVSPIDALAQAFGVVFDPNQGWFGLANTYANQFVSSGFPINLLSYLAQNTSAQALQSVAPDIAQGLSEGESALGDAAAGLTNAAGALGAMEPAAAMGVAVPMGTLSAPPAATAVLTSAHLPVQLASAASPLSAASPLPAADAGGGFPMLPPLMPPPVSAGSGWKKRKEPKYEDLAMGLELKGTFMTRPPSAG from the coding sequence ATGGAGTTCATTACGTTGCCGCCGGAGGTCAGTTCGGCGCTGATCCACTCGGGACCCGGCGCCGCCTCGCTGACCGAAGCGGCGTACGCCTGGCAGCAGCTCGGCGTCGAACTGGACGAGACCGCCAGCGCTTACACTCCGGCGCTGGCCGCGCTGACCGGAGTCTGGAACGGGCCGGCTGCGGCCACCATGGTCGACGCGGCTGCACCGTATCTGACCTGGATACGTACCACCGCGCAGCAGTGCCGCCAGCTCGGCTTGGCGGCACAGACCGTCGTCTCGGAGTTCAACTCCACACTGTCGTCGGTGGTGCACCCGTCGGTGGTCGCCGCCAATCGGCAGCAACTGGCACAGCTGCTGGCCACCAACGGGCTCGGTAAGAACTTGACCGCCATCGCCGAGACCGAAGCGCAGTACGAGCGGATGTGGGTCAACAACGCGGCCGCGATGTACCGGTACCAGGCGTCGACGGCGCAGGCCCTGTTGGTCGACACGTTCACCACCCCGCCGATGATCACCGACGCGCAAGGGGAGAGCGCGCAGGCCGCGGCCGTACAGACGGCGTCGGCCACCTCAGCAGGCACCGCCGTCCAGTCCATCCAATCCGCGGTGCAGTCCGCCCAATCCGCGGTGGCCGGCGCGGCCGCCGCGCTGCCCGCCGACGCGGTGGCTCCGCCGGTGTCTCCGATCGATGCGCTGGCGCAGGCGTTCGGCGTGGTCTTCGACCCCAATCAAGGCTGGTTCGGGCTGGCCAACACCTACGCCAACCAGTTCGTCTCGTCGGGATTCCCGATCAACCTGCTGTCCTACCTGGCGCAGAACACCTCGGCCCAGGCGCTGCAATCGGTGGCCCCCGACATCGCCCAGGGGCTGTCGGAAGGCGAATCGGCGCTGGGTGACGCGGCCGCCGGGCTCACCAATGCGGCCGGTGCCCTCGGTGCCATGGAACCGGCCGCGGCGATGGGCGTCGCGGTGCCGATGGGCACCCTGTCCGCCCCGCCCGCGGCCACCGCCGTGCTGACCAGTGCGCACCTGCCGGTGCAGCTCGCCTCGGCGGCGTCACCGCTCTCGGCGGCTTCACCGCTCCCGGCGGCCGACGCCGGCGGCGGATTCCCGATGCTGCCGCCGCTGATGCCGCCACCGGTCAGCGCCGGCAGCGGGTGGAAGAAGCGCAAAGAGCCCAAGTACGAGGACCTCGCGATGGGTCTGGAGCTGAAGGGGACGTTCATGACTCGCCCGCCGTCGGCGGGCTGA